In one Asterias amurensis chromosome 9, ASM3211899v1 genomic region, the following are encoded:
- the LOC139941830 gene encoding mucosa-associated lymphoid tissue lymphoma translocation protein 1 homolog, translated as MAWINTNGAEPDTIDPDSVITDLPFTVLLALSEYLNVGDSKMNWRAVIAQIPEKIFSDDEVEAIALSIHEYNGSPALKLLRKLGGQGRSVRQLISYLDRLNHEKCLKLIKKPESIRLLQVPISQTVQSGPGTVVVFACKARGFPYPHYRWYQAFGLDSCNPHSSSKNEKTKVSYEEVPGGTDRVLKISPVRRSHSGAYCCQVYHKINGKMKQVFTDWAYLQVYPPAKEDLEFSDSDIDYQLMQKPTIVQQPPGALSVRPGKPIIVECRATGCPQPKYQWYKFGYLTHGDPLEPHALRDQQKQTLHWAQSTADDKGTYQCRVWNEAGCTTSKKVTITVDSRLPESYPDHITIEDHPESVSSRIGEQRFLFCRANVTEGNLFFQWFLNGQEIPGATQSKLHFLPVKPEDRGMYQCRIQNDHVCVWSKQAMLEIIGVEQPTSEFKYSATDKVALLIGNQDYRSAKRLIAPELDVEKLAVVLSELDFKVISLLNLNLQEMNFALSAFCALLNSGVYGLFYFSGHGFSNDGQSYMIPVDAAAGYSTHECICDQHVLDQMQNRNTALNVILLDICREYNTYPQQEAAKRYTPDVRGNTVFGYAAQTNTRAWEVEEKPYAFFSKYLIERIKEKKRVTHMLEDVIQDVCNDPNLTDRRQYPAIAQDLSEARTLLDPINPAGHTEEINSRSRLWGSAHLLPEMPIWMEFKYGVIVCIDIKTRFSNVLVIYSYIPITGNATNCAVKLENFTSELDIKMENQDHEGMNPGFQMTKTTVRNLQRLRGDMESTVTVEGEYQGERFQQTDTLVVTKPLVSKLWQTERYAVPSETPSGY; from the exons ATGGCTTGGATCAACACGAATGGTGCGGAGCCAGACACAATAGATCCCGATTCTGTAATAACCGATCTCCCATTCACAGTCCTTTTGGCTCTTTCTGAATATTTAAACGTTGGTGACAGCAAAATGAATTGGCGTGCTGTGATAGCACAAATTCCAGAGAAGATTTTTAG CGATGATGAGGTTGAAGCCATCGCATTATCAATCCATGAGTATAATGGAAGTCCAGCTCTAAAACTCCTAAGGAAACTTGGTGGACAAGGAAGGTCTGTCAGACAGTTGATCTCCTACTTGGATAGGTTGAATCATGAAAAATGTCTGAAACTCATCAAAAAAccag AAAGCATTCGTCTTCTTCAAGTTCCGATATCTCAGACGGTGCAGTCTGGACCCGGTACCGTCGTGGTGTTTGCTTGCAAAGCCAGGGGTTTTCCATACCCACATTACCGCTGGTATCAAGCATTTGGTTTGGATTCATGTAATCCACACAGTAGTAGTAAGAACGAGAAGACGAAAGTTAGCTATGAAGAAGTTCCTGGTGGAACTGACAG AGTCTTAAAGATTTCTCCAGTCAGACGAAGCCACAGTGGAGCCTACTGTTGTCAGGTCTACCATAAAATCAACGGTAAAATGAAACAGGTGTTTACTGATTGGGCGTACCTCCAAGTCTATCCACCAGCAAAAG AAGATCTGGAGTTTTCAGACTCGGATATTGACTACCAGCTAATGCAGAAGCCTACGATTGTTCAGCAACCACCGGGTGCCCTTTCAGTACGCCCCGGTAAACCGATCATCGTCGAGTGCCGTGCGACTGGTTGCCCACAACCAAAGTACCAGTGGTATAAATTCGGCTACTTGACCCATGGCGACCCATTGGAACCTCATGCTCTTAGAGATCAACAGAAACAGACGCTTCAT TGGGCTCAATCTACTGCTGATGACAAAGGGACGTACCAATGTAGAGTATGGAACGAGGCGGGCTGCACCACCAGTAAGAAAGTCACCATTACAGTAG ATTCAAGGCTGCCGGAATCTTATCCAG ATCACATCACTATTGAGGATCATCCAGAGAGTGTTTCAAGTCGTATTGGGGAGCAGCGATTTCTCTTTTGCCGTGCGAACGTCACTGAAGGAAATCTCTTCTTCCAGTGGTTCCTTAACGGCCAAGAAATCCCAG GAGCTACTCAATCTAAGCTGCACTTCCTACCGGTCAAACCTGAGGACAGGGGAATGTACCAGTGTCGTATTCAGAACGACCATGTCTGCGTCTGGTCTAAACAAGCCATGTTGGAGATCATTGGAGTTGAACAACCCACGTCCGAGTTCAAGTATTCCG CTACGGATAAAGTTGCATTGTTGATTGGTAACCAAGACTACCGCTCAGCCAAAAGGCTCATAGCGCCCGAATTAGATGTAGAGAAACTCGCAGTCGTCCTTTCTGAACTTGACTTCAAAGTCATCTCATTGCTCAACTTGAACCTTCAAGAAATGAATTTTGCCTTGAGTGCATTCTGCGCTTTACTCAACAGTGGGGTATACG GATTATTTTACTTCAGTGGACATGGTTTTTCCAACGATGGACAAAGTTATATGATTCCAGTGGATGCAGCGGCCGGCTACTCAACCCACGAATGTATCTGTGATCAGCATGTATTAGATCAAATGCAGAATAGAAATACTGCATTAAATGTTATACTCTTGGATATCTGCAGGGAATA taaCACCTACCCACAACAAGAGGCTGCTAAAAGGTACACTCCAGACGTCAGGGGTAACACTGTTTTTGGTTACGCTGC CCAGACCAACACCAGGGCCTGGGAGGTAGAGGAGAAACCTTATGCCTTTTTCTCCAAATACCTCATCGAGCGAATCAAAGAAAAGAAGAGAGTTACCCACATGTTGGAAGATGTAATACAAG ATGTTTGTAATGACCCTAATCTGACTGATAGGCGTCAGTATCCAGCGATCGCTCAAGATCTGAGTGAAGCTCGTACCTTACTGGATCCAATTAATCCAGCTGGACACACTGAAGAAATCAACAGTCGCAGCAGGTTATGGGGCAGCGCTCATT TGTTACCAGAAATGCCGATCTGGATGGAGTTTAAATACGGAGTCATCGTCTGCATCGATATCAAGACAAGATTCTCCAATGTACTGGTCATCTATTCCTACATTCCGATCACAGGAAATGCTACCAACTGTGCTGTCAAACTGGAGAATTTCACTTCG GAACTTGACATTAAGATGGAAAATCAGGATCAT